In Eucalyptus grandis isolate ANBG69807.140 chromosome 4, ASM1654582v1, whole genome shotgun sequence, the following proteins share a genomic window:
- the LOC104441639 gene encoding protein trichome birefringence-like 23 → MKANWRLPSRGKHGHLAVKLAVSILLVGLAFRLLYSRSEELPPGVGNPVAERSEVARPAESDDVSPQFDSTGAEDENAGDDECDLFSGDWIPDRSGPVYTNQSCPLIESHQNCMGNGRPDNGYMYWRWKPRNCELPQFNGRRFLELMRNKAWALIGDSISRNHVQSLLCMLSTVEQPIHVFHDEEYKSRGWRFPSYNFNISVIWTPFLVKAAIFEDFNGVSTSPVELHLDKLDTNWTSLYPNLDYMIISTGKWFLKTAIYYENGRAVGCHNCKKEDISEKGFEFAYRRTLHNVVNFIAKSKHKGLIFFRTSTPDHFENGEWHNGGTCRRTAPVKEGEIELKDLNRILRDIELSEYEKASAIAAKNGVNLKLLDFTKLLLTRPDGHPGPYREFQPFAKDQNAKVQNDCLHWCLPGPIDSWNDVIMEIVASAS, encoded by the exons ATGAAGGCGAACTGGAGACTGCCGTCGCGTGGCAAGCACGGTCATCTGGCGGTGAAGCTGGCGGTGTCGATTCTCTTGGTGGGTCTCGCGTTTCGGCTCCTCTACTCGAGATCCGAGGAGCTGCCGCCCGGTGTGGGGAACCCAGTTGCCGAAAGATCGGAGGTGGCACGGCCGGCCGAATCAGATGACGTCTCGCCTCAGTTCGACTCGACGGGCGCGGAGGATGAAAATGCTGGCGACG ATGAATGTGATCTTTTCTCTGGGGATTGGATTCCAGATCGGTCTGGTCCGGTTTATACCAATCAGAGTTGCCCCTTGATCGAGAGTCACCAAAACTGTATGGGGAATGGGAGGCCGGATAATGGGTATATGTACTGGAGGTGGAAACCGAGAAACTGCGAATTGCCACAATTCAATGGGCGGAGGTTTCTCGAGTTAATGAGGAACAAGGCATGGGCGTTGATTGGCGATTCAATTTCTCGTAACCATGTGCAGTCTTTGCTATGCATGCTCTCAACT GTAGAACAACCAATACACGTCTTCCATGATGAAGAATACAAATCGAGAGGGTGGCGCTTCCCCTCCTACAACTTCAACATCTCAGTCATCTGGACTCCGTTCCTCGTAAAAGCAGCAATTTTCGAGGACTTCAATGGCGTCTCCACATCGCCTGTTGAGCTTCATCTGGACAAACTTGATACAAACTGGACTAGTTTGTATCCAAACTTGGATTACATGATAATATCAACGGGGAAGTGGTTTCTCAAGACCGCAATATACTATGAGAATGGTCGAGCCGTGGGCTGCCATAACtgtaagaaagaagacatttcCGAGAAGGGATTCGAGTTTGCCTACAGGAGGACCCTGCATAACGTGGTGAACTTCATAGCAAAATCTAAGCACAAAGGTCTGATATTTTTTCGCACATCCACaccagatcattttgagaatgGGGAGTGGCATAATGGTGGGACCTGTCGAAGAACGGCTCCTGTCAAAGAAGGTGAGATCGAATTGAAGGACCTGAACCGAATTCTCCGTGACATCGAACTCAGCGAGTATGAGAAGGCATCAGCCATAGCTGCTAAAAATGGCGTGAATCTAAAGCTTCTCGACTTCACTAAACTCTTGCTGACGAGGCCCGATGGGCATCCGGGTCCTTACCGGGAGTTTCAACCATTTGCGAAGGACCAGAACGCCAAAGTCCAGAACGACTGCTTGCACTGGTGCTTGCCGGGGCCTATCGACAGTTGGAACGATGTAATAATGGAAATTGTGGCGAGCGCGAGTTGA